A region from the Spirochaeta thermophila DSM 6192 genome encodes:
- the surE gene encoding 5'/3'-nucleotidase SurE translates to MRVLLTNDDGIESPGLWALHEALKDRYEVVVMAPEQEMSGTSQTITLRTPIRVRERAPGIYTCGGFPADCVVVACMSPETRPDVVVSGINPGPNLGTDILYSGTAAAARQAALMDLPALAVSLADAPPYAFEPLALYIREALERLVDAWEPDLFFNINAPNLQSRSPRVVVTRPARRVYSDSVQRFEGLDGSRYFIVYGTAVHVSEAPGCGFEEDMPLDCSVVDEGGISISPVLVHPVCHRSLMSLQARLGE, encoded by the coding sequence ATGCGGGTACTCCTCACGAACGACGACGGGATCGAGAGCCCGGGGTTGTGGGCCCTCCATGAGGCCCTGAAGGATCGTTATGAAGTGGTGGTGATGGCCCCTGAGCAGGAGATGAGCGGCACATCCCAGACCATCACCCTCAGGACACCCATCCGGGTGAGGGAACGCGCCCCCGGGATATACACGTGTGGGGGGTTTCCGGCCGACTGCGTGGTGGTCGCCTGCATGAGCCCTGAGACCAGGCCGGATGTGGTGGTCTCCGGCATCAACCCCGGCCCGAACCTTGGAACCGACATCCTCTACTCGGGAACCGCGGCCGCCGCCCGCCAGGCCGCCCTCATGGACCTCCCGGCACTCGCGGTCTCTCTTGCGGACGCTCCGCCCTATGCGTTCGAGCCGCTCGCGCTCTACATACGCGAGGCCCTGGAGCGCCTGGTCGATGCCTGGGAACCGGATCTCTTTTTCAATATCAACGCCCCCAACCTCCAGTCCCGGTCCCCCCGCGTGGTGGTCACCCGACCTGCACGGAGGGTATACTCGGACTCGGTGCAACGGTTCGAAGGACTGGACGGTTCCCGTTACTTCATCGTCTACGGTACCGCGGTGCACGTCTCGGAAGCCCCCGGCTGCGGTTTCGAAGAGGATATGCCGCTGGATTGCAGCGTGGTGGACGAGGGGGGGATTTCCATTTCCCCTGTTCTGGTGCATCCTGTATGTCACAGGAGCCTGATGTCCCTTCAGGCGCGATTGGGGGAGTGA
- a CDS encoding galactokinase — MSDIRELHREEYGVLPEIAVSAPGVVSLLGEHTEEHEGRAIQFAASHRVDVAISRRKDSSLRFYSASLRERKKTSIPNLKYRKEDRWANYLKGFYAQLLDWGAPPHGLEVTIYSTVKPQIGLASSSAMELAFAVALATLSGVHISEAQLIDLIQAGEEEYLGTVPRRVDFLTMFHAKRDHVVMVDTRTWETEVLPLGFPGTTFLLTDANVPEHILTEEYGGMDEEFEEFLTDFLREQGRRSLRDFSVEELRSSMGRIPEHVRRKALHVVEEFLRVEEARHALQRRDKVLFGRVLSRSHESLRDNYEVSCPEFDWIAKRCFEVPDVYGSRLVGTGLRGCIVTFLEERAVSLYRERVEEYERIFGFTADVYECRPSDGVEVIS, encoded by the coding sequence ATGTCTGATATCCGGGAGCTCCATAGAGAGGAATATGGAGTCCTCCCAGAGATAGCGGTCTCGGCTCCCGGTGTGGTGAGTCTCCTCGGTGAACATACCGAGGAACACGAGGGCCGGGCCATCCAGTTCGCCGCCTCCCACCGGGTGGATGTGGCTATCTCGAGGAGAAAGGACTCCTCCCTCAGGTTCTACTCCGCCTCCCTCCGAGAGAGGAAGAAGACGAGCATACCCAACCTCAAATATCGAAAAGAGGACCGGTGGGCGAACTATCTCAAGGGCTTCTATGCGCAGCTTCTGGACTGGGGGGCTCCCCCGCACGGCCTCGAGGTGACCATCTATTCCACGGTGAAACCCCAGATCGGTCTGGCTTCCTCGAGCGCCATGGAACTGGCCTTTGCGGTGGCTCTCGCGACCTTGAGCGGGGTGCACATCTCCGAGGCGCAGCTCATCGATCTCATCCAGGCGGGAGAGGAGGAGTATCTCGGCACCGTGCCCAGACGCGTGGATTTCCTCACCATGTTCCACGCGAAGAGGGATCATGTGGTGATGGTGGATACCCGAACCTGGGAGACCGAGGTGCTGCCTTTGGGCTTCCCGGGGACGACGTTTCTCCTGACGGATGCGAATGTGCCCGAGCATATCCTCACCGAGGAGTACGGGGGAATGGACGAGGAGTTCGAAGAGTTTCTCACAGACTTCCTCCGGGAACAGGGGCGTCGCTCCCTCCGCGACTTTTCGGTGGAGGAGCTCAGATCTTCCATGGGTCGCATCCCCGAGCACGTGAGGCGGAAGGCCCTCCACGTGGTGGAGGAGTTCCTCAGGGTGGAGGAGGCCCGGCATGCGCTTCAGAGGAGAGACAAGGTGCTCTTCGGGAGGGTGCTCTCCCGCTCGCACGAGAGCCTCAGGGACAACTATGAGGTCTCCTGCCCGGAGTTCGACTGGATCGCCAAACGCTGTTTCGAGGTGCCCGATGTATACGGTTCGCGACTCGTGGGGACGGGGCTCCGTGGGTGCATCGTGACGTTCCTGGAGGAGCGGGCCGTCTCCCTCTATCGGGAGAGGGTGGAAGAGTACGAACGGATCTTCGGTTTCACGGCCGACGTGTATGAGTGCAGACCCTCCGATGGCGTAGAGGTGATCTCCTGA
- the cysK gene encoding cysteine synthase A encodes MPAGSTRRRRARRNLIEDITALTGNTPLYRLSRISEEEGNTLLAKLEWYNPTGSVKDRMVAHILGQAASSGRIKPGDTIIEPTSGNTGVSLAAFGAARGYRVILVMPDTAPVERRHMLAALGAHLELTPAEQGMRGAIERAEELVQEIPDSYMLSQFINPGNPEAHYQTTGPEIWYDTEGQVDILVAGIGTGGTITGAGRFLKKKKPECRVIGVEPAESAVIHGGEPGRHGISGIGAGFVPKTLDLKVVDQVVTVSSEEAKEGAKRIARVEGLLVGISSGAALMGALAYLSSADIKGAQVVIIFPDSGIPYLSTGLYR; translated from the coding sequence GTGCCTGCAGGCAGCACTCGGAGAAGAAGAGCACGACGGAACCTCATCGAGGACATCACGGCCCTCACCGGCAACACCCCCCTCTATCGGCTCAGCCGGATCTCCGAAGAAGAAGGCAACACCCTCCTTGCGAAGCTCGAGTGGTACAACCCCACCGGTTCGGTGAAGGACCGGATGGTGGCCCATATCCTCGGCCAGGCCGCCTCCTCGGGCAGGATCAAACCGGGCGACACCATCATCGAACCCACGAGCGGAAACACCGGGGTGAGCCTCGCAGCCTTCGGAGCGGCCCGAGGCTACCGGGTCATACTCGTGATGCCCGACACCGCCCCGGTGGAACGGCGCCACATGCTCGCAGCCCTCGGCGCCCATCTCGAACTCACCCCCGCCGAGCAAGGGATGCGGGGGGCCATCGAGCGGGCCGAGGAGCTCGTACAGGAGATCCCCGACAGCTACATGCTCAGCCAGTTCATCAACCCCGGCAATCCGGAAGCCCACTACCAGACCACCGGTCCCGAGATCTGGTACGACACCGAAGGGCAGGTGGACATCCTGGTGGCCGGCATCGGTACAGGCGGCACCATCACCGGAGCGGGGCGCTTCCTCAAGAAAAAGAAACCCGAGTGCCGTGTGATCGGAGTGGAACCCGCCGAGTCCGCCGTGATACACGGCGGAGAACCGGGAAGACACGGCATCTCCGGAATCGGAGCGGGCTTCGTCCCCAAGACCCTTGATCTCAAGGTGGTGGACCAGGTGGTCACCGTGTCGAGCGAGGAGGCGAAGGAAGGGGCGAAACGCATCGCCCGCGTGGAAGGCCTCCTGGTGGGCATCTCCTCCGGGGCCGCGCTCATGGGCGCACTCGCATATCTCTCATCTGCGGACATCAAAGGCGCGCAGGTGGTCATCATATTCCCGGACAGCGGGATACCATACCTGAGCACGGGGTTGTACCGATGA
- a CDS encoding tetratricopeptide repeat protein, producing the protein MVESPFQRGKQLFQEGKYQEALQEFLSSDGTEGLSPSDQAYYMGLCYARLGEYEEALLYLEQVLTTDTHPLKRYQVRMLIGYIYSLTERYKLAQLEFERVVEEGFESATVYNALAHVRYMLGELRESLSAAEKALSLDPDNPSALNSMGYLLAEQGVRLSLALKYCRKAVQKAPRNPAYQDSLAWALYKNGQFAEARNVIRVAHALAPDSPTIREHYEIIVGERP; encoded by the coding sequence ATGGTGGAGAGCCCCTTCCAGCGTGGGAAACAGCTCTTTCAGGAAGGGAAGTACCAGGAAGCCCTCCAGGAGTTCCTCTCTTCCGATGGAACCGAGGGGTTGAGTCCCTCAGACCAGGCCTACTACATGGGACTCTGTTACGCCCGTCTGGGGGAGTACGAGGAGGCCCTCCTCTACCTGGAGCAGGTCCTCACCACCGATACGCATCCACTCAAGCGGTACCAGGTTCGTATGCTCATCGGATACATCTACTCACTTACCGAACGCTACAAGCTGGCCCAGCTCGAGTTCGAGCGGGTGGTCGAGGAGGGATTCGAGTCCGCCACGGTCTACAACGCCCTCGCTCATGTGCGGTACATGCTCGGTGAGTTGAGAGAGAGTCTCAGCGCCGCGGAAAAGGCGCTTTCCCTCGATCCGGACAACCCGAGTGCCCTCAATTCCATGGGCTACCTCCTCGCCGAACAGGGGGTGCGGCTCTCCCTCGCCCTCAAGTACTGCAGGAAGGCGGTCCAGAAGGCGCCCCGTAACCCCGCGTACCAGGACTCCCTCGCATGGGCGCTCTACAAGAACGGTCAGTTCGCGGAGGCGAGGAATGTGATCAGGGTGGCCCACGCCCTTGCTCCCGACTCTCCGACCATAAGGGAACACTACGAGATCATCGTGGGGGAGAGGCCATGA
- the efp gene encoding elongation factor P, with amino-acid sequence MIKAGSIDKGMYLLYKGEPYFVAEREFVNPGKGSAFVRLKLKHVKSGLVLRETIKTNDSVEEANIEERRAQYLYSDGTSFHFMDNETYEQFEIPMEGHEEKGHYLKEGEVYDLVFWNGAPLDVKLPPKMVLVVTEAPEALRGDTVSNVTKTVTCETGLQVKVPIFIKEGEKILVNTETGEYVERVNT; translated from the coding sequence ATGATCAAGGCAGGAAGCATCGACAAAGGCATGTATCTCCTGTACAAAGGAGAGCCCTACTTCGTGGCCGAGCGGGAGTTCGTCAATCCCGGCAAAGGATCCGCATTCGTGCGGCTCAAACTCAAGCACGTGAAGTCCGGACTCGTGCTCAGAGAGACCATCAAGACGAATGACTCGGTGGAAGAGGCCAACATCGAGGAACGACGCGCCCAGTACCTCTACAGCGACGGCACATCCTTCCACTTCATGGACAACGAGACCTACGAGCAGTTCGAGATCCCCATGGAAGGACACGAAGAGAAGGGACACTACCTCAAGGAGGGCGAGGTGTACGACCTCGTCTTCTGGAACGGCGCCCCCCTCGACGTGAAGCTCCCTCCGAAGATGGTCCTGGTGGTCACCGAGGCCCCCGAGGCCCTGCGGGGAGACACGGTGAGCAACGTCACCAAGACCGTCACCTGTGAGACCGGACTCCAGGTGAAGGTGCCCATCTTCATCAAAGAAGGTGAGAAGATCCTCGTCAACACGGAGACCGGCGAGTACGTGGAGCGCGTGAACACCTGA
- a CDS encoding 5'-methylthioadenosine/adenosylhomocysteine nucleosidase, translated as MYLVLGAMNEEIAAYRDVFQVISEEDWNGFPSYRMRYRSLDLVVAKSGVGKVLAAMVCQHLLEVYTPQAVIFTGIGGALNPSYDIGDLVVSRDCMQHDLDATALGIPRGKVPFTSYHVLEADPCLRAFMQGFAPSWGRVWEGRVLTGDQFVAGAQRGRMAYLIEELEGDVVEMEGASVGLVCTVNRTPFLLLRIISDRADGNAPSDFSAFLGRASSHLAEALVFLLDRLGERGE; from the coding sequence ATGTATCTTGTGCTCGGCGCGATGAACGAGGAGATCGCCGCATACCGGGACGTCTTTCAGGTGATCTCCGAAGAGGACTGGAACGGGTTCCCCAGCTACCGGATGCGTTACCGGTCCCTCGATCTCGTGGTGGCGAAGAGCGGGGTCGGCAAGGTCCTCGCCGCCATGGTGTGCCAGCACCTGCTCGAGGTATATACCCCGCAGGCGGTGATCTTCACCGGCATAGGGGGAGCCCTCAACCCCTCCTACGACATAGGGGATCTCGTGGTCTCTCGTGACTGCATGCAGCACGATCTCGACGCCACGGCCCTGGGGATACCTCGGGGTAAGGTCCCGTTCACCTCTTACCACGTGCTGGAGGCAGACCCCTGTCTGCGTGCCTTCATGCAGGGGTTCGCGCCCTCGTGGGGAAGGGTGTGGGAAGGGAGGGTCCTCACCGGGGATCAGTTCGTGGCAGGGGCGCAGAGGGGGCGGATGGCCTACCTCATCGAGGAGCTCGAAGGGGATGTGGTGGAGATGGAGGGCGCGAGCGTAGGGCTGGTGTGTACGGTGAACCGCACCCCCTTCCTCCTCCTCAGGATCATCTCCGACAGGGCGGACGGCAATGCCCCTTCGGACTTCTCGGCCTTCCTCGGCCGCGCTTCTTCCCATCTTGCGGAGGCCCTCGTCTTTCTCCTCGATAGACTCGGGGAGAGAGGGGAATGA
- a CDS encoding amino acid--tRNA ligase-related protein encodes MRSLHIARIRARLLSELRAFFRAHDHLEVDTPHLAPYLIPEAHIRPFTTTHHPLHGTPRTLSLLPSPELWMKHLLAQGYGDIFQISHVFRDAEPPSPRHSPEFTMLEWYTTDSTADDQISLTEELFATLAHSLDAPHLSPPFHRLTMEEAFTRYAGFSLEAHHTLEALASHATRLGLDVSPHESAEDLFHRIFLTFVEPHLPVDRPLVLTHYPTLVPTLARPIPDTPWRERWELYAGGMELANCYTEETDPDRVEHFMEGELTRRGTPTPPPPPDFPATCTRIPHPTSGVALGVDRLLMYITGEKDIRGVIFFPLSDNIEAIVD; translated from the coding sequence ATGCGCTCTCTCCACATCGCCCGTATCCGCGCCCGCCTCCTCTCCGAGCTGCGCGCCTTCTTCCGCGCACACGACCACCTCGAAGTGGACACCCCTCACCTCGCCCCTTACCTCATCCCCGAGGCCCACATCCGCCCCTTCACCACCACCCACCACCCTCTCCACGGCACTCCCCGTACCCTCTCCCTCCTCCCCTCCCCCGAACTCTGGATGAAGCACCTCCTCGCCCAGGGATACGGCGACATCTTCCAGATCTCCCACGTCTTCCGGGACGCCGAACCCCCCTCCCCCCGGCACAGCCCCGAGTTCACCATGCTTGAGTGGTACACCACCGACTCAACCGCTGACGACCAGATCTCCCTCACCGAGGAGCTCTTCGCCACACTCGCCCACTCCCTCGACGCCCCCCACCTCTCCCCCCCCTTCCACCGCCTCACCATGGAGGAAGCCTTCACCCGCTACGCAGGCTTCTCCCTCGAGGCGCACCACACCCTCGAGGCCCTCGCCTCCCACGCCACGCGGCTCGGCCTGGATGTCTCCCCCCACGAGAGCGCCGAGGACCTCTTCCACCGCATCTTCCTCACCTTCGTGGAACCCCACCTCCCCGTCGACCGCCCCCTCGTCCTCACCCACTACCCCACCCTCGTCCCCACCCTCGCGCGCCCCATCCCCGACACACCCTGGCGCGAACGCTGGGAACTCTACGCAGGAGGGATGGAGCTCGCCAACTGCTATACCGAGGAGACCGACCCCGACCGGGTGGAACACTTCATGGAAGGCGAACTCACGAGGCGAGGCACCCCCACGCCGCCCCCTCCCCCCGACTTCCCCGCCACGTGTACACGGATCCCCCACCCCACGAGCGGCGTGGCCCTCGGCGTGGACAGACTCCTCATGTACATCACCGGCGAGAAGGACATAAGGGGGGTGATCTTTTTTCCATTGTCTGATAATATAGAAGCAATAGTGGACTAA